One Eurosta solidaginis isolate ZX-2024a chromosome 1, ASM4086904v1, whole genome shotgun sequence genomic window, actatggagtccttgtttggtggaaagccacacaaaaaacaacatacctcaaaaaattagagggggtatgtagactatcgatgcttagcattacgggagccctgaaaacaaccccgacggctgcactgtatgccattctgcacattccacctatagacctggtagcaaagaacatagcattaacaaccgcaaccaggctcggtgcctcggggcaccttgagcgccgaccatatggccatagtagtatagcgtcatcaatcacaagacgaacatactacctgattccctatctgcgcttcgagggagatcttaaggccacaatagaggtggacggttggcgcaagggtgcgcaaatggcggaccaGGCGATATATGTGCACACAGATGGTtcaaaagtagtggaaggagtagggtctgcggtatactgtactgatccggaaataagcagatcctacaggctgccggattactgtagcgtttaccaagcggaaatattagccgtaaccaaagcagtagaaaccctggaagagaatagcttaagctgcaaacgtgttaacttttatattgaaagtcaagcagcaattaaggcagaaatctcgcatagcacaacatctaaatgcgtgttagagtttaagtagtctctggagagaatcgtcACAGGGAGAagcgtacatctatattgggttccacggcatatgggaatagatgggaatgaaaaagcggacgaactagctaaaaagggcgcatcccttgaagcttgctccgtggacgtcccaattagactggacgagattaagctaaggcgagaggtgcacatgatcgaccaagcgggaaaggcgtgggttcaagcgcgggactgtaaagtgtcgaagattatgtgtaggtcttacaaccttagactaacaaaactgcttctatcattaaaaatagaagactgtagactcatgacgggtattctgactggacactgccttctggcgtcacatgcctttaaattaggcttggtcagtggtagcagatgtaggaagtgcgggttggaggaggaaacgatcgagcacgtcctgtgctcgtgctctgaacttgccaggctaagactccagctattaggagtgataaagctgtcagatctagaagcaacaagtggcttaagtcctaggaagcttctagtatttgccaagaggacggagttattttataacatatgtcttggtttttgatagggtttttcagtttggtcgttaaaacaaacttctggtaacactacggactcaatcagtctatttgAAGtcgtcatggaccggccagttcaacctaacctaacctagcacaatttccgcactcaaaacacattttttctcctgacttagcactttttactcaatatgtttccccatcactcctcccctttaatgattgaaatataacactaaaactatatacttcacaaaaaacactatttatttgtcaaagtaTTTCTAACGGTTCTTATCTGGACtcttgccggatggtgcgcagacaataatttatttttaaattcaaacaaatgctatgttgtgtcttattccataaagacaactgccacatactttatctacaaactaaatgctaaatctattaatcgttgtcaagagagtaaagacctggatgtaatttttgactctctttttctagtcacattgacttcattgtttcaaaatttgtggcAATGGTTGGTTTCAGTAGACgcaacaccagtgactttaaagaccctatgacgttgaaggtggtcttgaatattgctctaTTAATCTAactaaaattgagaaagttcaaacattttttacaaaaattgctttacgtatgcttcactggccagacggcctcccatcatataccggcaggcacaaattgcttggtcttcaggctttgcatggcagaagaacttttatctcactcatgcttgcctataatgtaatttAAGCacaaattgctctgatttatctaatttgttcattccatatattccactgcgtgtcttcggcataatagattatttatcgaaataactcataacacgaattatgctatgaatgaacctataactaggtctatacatctagcaaatcgattcagtagtgctattaattttaataacagcttatataagtttaagcatgaattgttttctatttttaactagtctttatcgacatgtaagaattgaaggcATGTCttaattgggtgaatccaatttcaaggggttgtgttcgcaaccctctcaaggggttgccagcgcaatatatagcttctccaacccaattgtcaacctcacctaaccgtggcgaatcctgtttcattgacagccgaggctctggctaccccaagttcctcatggaactagggggtggggagggcgggatggactagaaggtttaatgtgctcatataaatcattcccgagatggtcggaacgtaccggatctatatccggcaaaggaccatcaacagcgGTGATACTCCCCAaagacttcggggagtgtctttatcgttaatacaacaacaacaacaacaaagcatgtacttttagactgaatgaattaaataaataaataaaatgcacgCACacagaaatgactagtaattcaggttgacttagcacattctttttatcAGCTGACGACTTAggacatttacacatcattgcccacagcacgtaaaaatgaaaaattaaaatattttttttttgtgatcgatgtattttgaattcagttttaaaactgcattaaaataaaatttttcaaaaaaaagtgacttagcacattttcacattaagctaatgaTATCAaggcatttatttatatttctatACTTCTGTAGCTTATTAAACGCAGTTTTGAATTCAGTTGTGCTTGTTTTGTCAAAGATTTGattattcttattcttattcttattattgagcaatattcaagaccacttctgaccaaggatatataaagtgccttcaacgtcatagggtcctcaaaggcactggtgttacgtctactgaaacCAACCATTGCCACAAATTTTGAAacatgaagtcaatgtgactagaaaaagagagtttggagtcaaaaattacacccaggtctttactctcttgacaacgattaatagatttagcatttagtttgtagataaagtatgtggcagttgtctttatggaataagacacaacacagcatttgtttgaatttaaaaataaattattgtctgcgcaccatccggcaagagtccagatcagaaccgttagaaatactttgacaaataaatagtattttttgtgaagtaTATAGTTtcagtgttatatttcaatcattaaaggggaggagtgatggggaaacatattgagtaaaaagtgctaagtcaggagaaaaaatgtgttttgagtgcggaaattgtgctaggttatttttttattttatttttttattttatttttttatttttgattattctTCGCAAGCGATGATTTCTTTAAGCCTTTATTGCTGACTTTGTCTAATAGCTTCCTCAAAGTTGCTTCAACATTCGATATTGAGTTATCACTATATCCTACAATAAGATCACTATTCACTAGTATAATTTTAATATCGTTAAGCTTCATGCTTTCATCATTCCTATATCTGAACTCAAGACGTTTTACGCCCCTTATATCAGAAATTGACATGCATCCCCAAATATGTAGGTCATCAGTCTGCAAATTTGTGTTCGAAGCTCCCATATTCTGTGACCTTTTTCCTGCTTTGACTTAAATCTTCTTCTTTCTTCTTTGAAGTTTGCAGATTCTTCTTCATTGCCCTGGTTACAATGTTTATTCTGTACTTTGGAATAATTTCTTTCAGATTTTCTGTGTTAAGCTGAATTGGTGATAATGCATCAGCATTAGTGTTCATTTTTCCTTGCTTATATACAATGTCAAAATCGTAGTCCATCAAATCGACTCTTATCATAGTAATTTTGGATATAGGCTTAGTTTGTTTGAACAAGCTTACTAATGGTCTGTGAACTGTGTATACGGTGAATTTTGTGCCGTACAAATAAAGCCTAAAATGATTTATACCCCCATGAATTGCCAATGACTATTTCTCTGTGACTGATTTATTCAATTCATGCATATTTAGAGATCTGCTTGCACATATATGCAATGGGTTTATCTTTCCCAACTTCATCTTGTGATAGTACCGCTCCTAGGGCAAAGTTGGAAGCATCAGCAGCAAGTATAAACCGTTTTGAGAAGTCAGGATAAGAAAGAATTGGAGGAGAAAGAAGTTTGTCTTTTAATGTGTGAAAGGCTTTCTCCTGTTAGCTGTTCCAGCAGAATATTGGCGTTTTTTAGCAGCTGATTCAGTGGTTGTGCTATCTCtgcaacatttttttcaaatcgtCCGTAGTAATTACAGAATGCTACTAAGCTTCTTATTTCATCAGCGTTACTCGGTTTAGGATAGTTTTCAACTACACTTCGCTGAGATCAGTTGTTACGCCTTTATCCGTGATTAAGTTACCTAAGTATGTGACTTTTGTTTTTAAGAATTTGCATTTGGCAGGATTAGGTTTAAGATCGTATTTACTTAATCTGGCTAGTAGTTTTTCTAAACTTTGGTTGTGCTCTTGAAGGTTCTTCCCAAATACTATTACGTCACCCACGTAGAGAAATTCCGAGCCATTAAGCCCGCACAGTACAATTGGCAGCATTCTCTGGAGACTATTTGTTGAGATTTTTCATCCGAATGGTAAACTTTTGAATTGGTAATGTCGTTTGCTGGTTGAAAATACTGTGAGCTTTCTCGAAACACCATCCAACGACGCTTGGTGAAATGAACTTGTCATGTCTAATGGTCTGAAGTATAATGCTCCTCTGAGTTTGTACAAAACGTCATCTAACCGAGTTTGCggaattttatcatctacaatcttTTTGTGTAATGCTCGAAAATCTACGACTAATCGCCACTTCTTTCCTTCAGAACTACCCTTTTTTGGAACGACTAGCAGAGGTGAGGTATAAGGACTGGTCGAATGTTCGATAACATCATCGgtatctgataaaaaaattattaaatggtTTCTCAAGAAAATGATAAACTCATCCGGTATTAATTAcgaggtcagaatatacccgcggtaggtgtgcctgtcgtaagaggcgactaaaatatacgggggttgtgtagcgcaaggctctggcgaccctgaacTCCCATGGATgtagagggtgggagggcgggaatGGCCAAGAAAGTcgcaatcaacatcgataacagtaccttatcgctacaacaacagcaacaacaacaacattagtaATAATTATTTAGCAGGCGTGCTTAAGAGTGAAAATTGTGTGAAATTGAAACGTACTATTTTGTAAACTcttatataaataaatgcaaggcgcgatatacctccgctACCATCACGCCGCGGCGGCCGCCTCTTACTAACAAAATTAAtaagaaataaagtaaaataaataaattaagttgTTAACCCAGCAGCTGTTTGATCATttggtaattttaaattatattcttaattttttacAGAAAGTCGCCAAGCCACCTCGGCTTAAGCCGAAGTACGAAATAATTGACGGAAAAATAGCTCGATCTAGTCCAGCAAGAAGTGAATCATCCATGACTTTTGACGCTGATATAGGCAACCTGTACGAAAAGCAAATCgaggttcatattaaaaaaatatagatatgtgtgtatattcaatatttttcgatattcatttattttaaacTTATTGACAGTTCGTCGATGGCTATTTAACGCAGAATCCACTTAGAAATCCAGATAATGATCGCAATTTTGATCATAAACCACAAACCTTTCCCAAGCGCGAAAATGGACATCAGATAAATCCAAAGTTAGAGGAATTAAGAACACGCGCAGAAATACAGCTTATGCGCACCAAAACAGCCTTTTACAAAAAACAGTTAGATAATGCCGACACCGAACGTTCCATTATGCTACTTAAAGCGCAAAAACTGGAGTTGGAAGTTCAAAAACTACGTCAAGAAACATTACAACAAACTGCACCAAAATGGCCTACAACTCTTGAAAAATTTCAGCAAATACCTAATAGGAACACAACATTACCGCCAAGTGAACAAAAATGGCCTGACAACGTGTGTACGGTTATAACGCAGTAGTGAAAAGTTTTAGTTAGTTACATTATGCACaaattatatatatacgtatatatatacatatatacctatttttttaaattttcaaatccaGA contains:
- the Ibf1 gene encoding uncharacterized protein Ibf1, which encodes MEPVAVATPNVETQQPEFIPEPEFVAEQEFISERVEDVKHSFFVNINNVNNDAKYVPHAKKANDRSSVWYYFLVSACGGPTAQCKFCNKVLKTSFGSTKGLLTHLNFHKIQLERKPDQPPRAPRTATPRKKVAKPPRLKPKYEIIDGKIARSSPARSESSMTFDADIGNLYEKQIEFVDGYLTQNPLRNPDNDRNFDHKPQTFPKRENGHQINPKLEELRTRAEIQLMRTKTAFYKKQLDNADTERSIMLLKAQKLELEVQKLRQETLQQTAPKWPTTLEKFQQIPNRNTTLPPSEQKWPDNVCTVITQ